Part of the Hevea brasiliensis isolate MT/VB/25A 57/8 chromosome 16, ASM3005281v1, whole genome shotgun sequence genome is shown below.
GAAGCCAGTTAATAATTTTGGCTTATCATAGTGTTCTGAAAAGCTGAGTCTTATTGTACTGTTTTTGGTCTCAAAACctttaaactcataattaactcATGGAAGATTTTGAGCTTCTGATTCTTGGGCACACTCTGAAAGCTTTTAGCGCTAATACTTCAATTAATCTATCCTATATTAGCTTTTCATTGTAAGAACCTTATATATTAGTTTCTAAAATTTCAGATCCAAAAGGCACTTGGCTGCAAAAGAAATCCTTTGGCTTATGATATTACAGCTGCATGTAGTGGATTCATATTGGGTCTGGTTTCAGCTGCTTGTCACATTAGGGGTAAGAAACTTGTTTACTTTGCTTTGATAAGTCTTGATCATAGATTTAAATAGCTGTTGATTACAGGAGGTGGGTTTCAAAATGTATTGGTTGTTGGCGCTGATTCTCTTTCTCGATACGTTGACTGGACGGATAGAGGAACTTGTATTCTCTTTGGGGATGCTGCAGGTGCTGTGCTCGTACAGGTATGGTCTACATTTTGACcttattttttttaagttgtaCATCTATAGCAGCTTAGATATGCCTCATGGTATTTTGTGATTTAATTTTCTTGATATCATTGGCAGAATTTTTTTTGGGGGTTAATGACCTAAAAAATACATAGCTTTGGTCCAATTTGCAATTGTAGCAAATTCTTTTAGTTTTGTTAATAATATATACAACCTTTCATATTGTTATCAATTATTGGCTTGCAGCCAAACCTGAAAGAGTGCATGCTAAAGCCATCAAACTGCTAACCTGACATATTTTATTGAAAAAAGTTTTCCTATTAGCATATGATATGGTACGTTAAGCGTAAGACCTGTAAAAAAATGATTGActatattttaaaagttattaattATTATGTAAAACTTGAAAATTAGAAAAATAGGAAAAGCAAAATCCGGATCTTTTTATTGCATCTTTTCTCTCTATTTCTCTCTACctctaatatttttattatgaataaaATGTATGTTGTGTCCATAATTTCAAAATTTAGGGACGTACTCTAATAAGTTTGGCTATAATTTATATCCATGTGAAAGGTTATATGTCTAATTGGCAAGATTAAAAGGATTGGTTGTAGTTGCAAATTGGACCAAAAGTACAGACTTTTTTAGTCATTATCCCTTTTTGTTTCAATGGTGCTTCTCAAGTGAACGGAGGGGAATGATCTATTTAGCTGATCTCAACTAATTGGAGTTGGGGATTAACCTGACCTCTCTTTACTTGAGGCTACTAACCTTTAATTTACATTGATAACCTTTTCTTCTTGGTTGATAATCATTACCTTTGCTAAAATCATATCATGCATCAAATTTTGTAGTAGTTCTCGCTGTAGTGTGCATACTTTTTTTGTCTGGACAAAACATTGTGCTCATTAACATGCTATGATGCTTCCTCAAGAGGGAGCTTTACTCACGGGAAAAAGGAAAGAGAATCATTAATGGGCTCATTTGTTAGCAGTATCTCCCATCAAAGACTTGGTTTCTTTAGGACAATAGTTTGTGGTTTGGATCCCCACCTCTTCATGTGAGGCTGCATGTCAATTAGATGTATTTACTCGATAATAAACCTTCAACAACACCCAAGCAGGGGGAAATATCTTATTTTCATCTTCAATGTAgttatattttttttgttaaagCTCTCTGTAACCTTAGGTCTTCCCCCCACCTTGATTTCCACCCTCTTTGTTttcttttgtttatttatttatatgtaaaCAATCAATTTGTAGCTGCTTAGTTTTGAGACATATATAATTCTGCAGGCCTGTGACAGTGAGGATGATGGTTTGTTTAGTTTTGACTTGCATAGTGATGGTGATGGCCAAAGGTATGTGCTTCTCATGTTCCCAGTGAAACATATTCTGCATCTTTCTGCTAGGAATGTGTCAGATCACCTATAAAACCCTCATGCAGACATTTGAAAGCCACCATCAAAGAAAACGAACTGGATCATGCACTGGAATCTAACGGTTCAGTTTTAGGCTTCCCTCCCTGGCATACCTCGTATTCTTGCATTCAGATGAATGGAAAAGAGGTTTTTCGCTTTGCTGTACGATGTGTGCCACAATCTGTAGAGTCTGCCCTTGAAAAGGCTGGTCTCACTGGGTCTAGCATTGATTGGTTACTGCTCCACCAGGTATGAAATACAGTCACAGAATATAATACAGGGTAAATTCTAATTTGATAATACACCTTATTGTGCCATCAGATTGTCAATACCGAGAGTCTCAGATTGATTAATCTTGTAAATGTTCTAGTAGAAGGAAGAAATTTTGATGGCCATTAGATTGGTTCATGAATCATGGTGTTAATTTCCTATAGAAGGACATGAGAAAGTCTACTGAGGCCAGAAACTACAGCAAATATGTAGTTTTGATCTCAGAAGTCAGAAGGGGTGAAAATACTAAAGGCAGGTTGTGTATGCTTTATTATTAGGCTGCACACAAGGTAAAAACTAGATGTTTTAATGAGGATCTTGAAATGATATGCAGATTTTAGGAAGTTCTACTATGGTTTTCCAATAGGAAGTTCTACTATGGTAAATATTAACGTTCTCAAATTTGTCTTGTATGATATGCCTGAGATCGCGTGCATGTGACGTAGTAATAACAATTATTAATTTTTGCAGGCAAATCAGAGGATCCTTGATGCAGTTGCAACACGTTTAGAAGTCCCACCAGAAAGGGTCATATCAAATTTAGTAAATTATGGCAACACAAGTGCTGCTTCAATTCCACTGGCTTTGGATGAAGCTGTTCGAAGTGGAAAGGTGAAGCCAGGCCACACCATTGCAACAGCCGGTTTTGGGGCCGGCCTAACATGGGGTTCTGCCATTATCAGATGGGggtgaaaattttaatttcccaCCAATGACCAGTATAAAAGCGACAAGAGCGTTCAGTTATACAGTTCTTGCCTTCCTTTCCACATGTATTACAGATAATCAGAGATTGCAAATGCAAAATCTCTAACGGCGCCCTTTTGTTTTCTTGCTTTCTGTCAGCAACTTTATTTTTGCACctctaataaatttttattctttttaaaaatTCTCAAAGTTCCTTGTATTTTGATCACCATTGTAAGCTTTGGGACACCATTTCATTTGCTGTACATTATCCTTGTTGGTGCTGACCAGACTCTTATAAATATTAAGAAGTACAATCTGAAGAAGTATAATATCATAAATTTCCTCCAAAATTGAATGCAAACTTGTTACTgatacaaaataataataataataataatctattTTTCTCTGCAATTTATCAGcaagaaagaagatgaagaacAGCGAATTACAATAATTACAACAGACAATAAAGAATGAGAACTAGTCATTGATCAAAATCTCTTCCTTTAAGCCTAGAGTTGATCCTCTCCAAAGCACCTTCAATTGCAATATCAAATGCATCCTTCTTGGCTCTTAAACCAAAGGAACTTCCATGCTTCCTATACACAACTCTTGGCATCAAGTCTATAACTTTCTCCCTCATCCTCCTCACTTGAGCTCTAGGAATTCCCATAAGCACGTCCAAAATCTTCAACCCTTTATACACCACTTCCTCTTTGGGTATAAACACTGCAAAATCCCCATACATTTCCTCCGGCAAGTGCCACCTGTATTGCGTTTTTGCAGACTGTTCCTCGAAGAAAACCGGTATACACCCTGCAACGATGGCATCAAAAGTAGACCTCCGAGTTGGGGTATCCCCTGGAGGCTGCAGACAAAAGGTGGCTTGTAACATTGGTCTCATATACCTGATTGGGTCGTGCTCACAAATCCCATTAGAGCAATCCACTAAATCACACACCTTGGTGTAGTAGAGAGAGCTATATCCTCGACTGACTAAAAAACTGGCACTATCGCTGCCATTTTCACACTCGTTCCTGATGCTCCTCCTGATATTTAAGGTGGCGCCGACCCCTCCTCCGCCTGCAAAAAGCATCAACGTGGTTCTTCTGGAACCCTTAACGCGTTTGATCCAAGAGTCGAACAGGGCCAAAGTTGGAGGGTGAAATGAAGTCAAGTAAGGCACAGCCTGTTCCTGCCAAGGCCAAGCCCTGCCCTCAACAACCAAAGCGGTGACATTATAAAACTCTGGCAATTCGAGAAACGAAGTGCCCCACACAGGAGGGTCAACATACAAGGACTGCGAGAAATCCCAGGCTGGACGAGCCATAACCAGAAAATGATCAATCCCGTTACGTCTTCCCCATATCCTAGCATCATTTTCTTGAAGAAAGTCTAACAATTCAAGCCCGTGTTCCATGCTAGTGTTGACATTAGGACCATAAAGATACCTCAATGCATCGATTGCTGCATAGTAAGGCAAGTAGACGGCGTTGGCTAGATTGGGATCAGCGGTTAGGCATGGGTACTCGAGC
Proteins encoded:
- the LOC110631817 gene encoding beta-ketoacyl-[acyl-carrier-protein] synthase III A, chloroplastic, coding for MANASGLFTPSVPSLKRRIRPSIGIIGSGFFSSYRISKRVFCSGAIEGAEKLSSSQSRIPRLISKGCKLVGSGSAVPTLQVSNDDLAKIVDTNDEWISVRTGIRNRRVLTGKDSLISLAAEAASKALQMAEVEPDDVDLVLMCTSTPEDLFGSAPQIQKALGCKRNPLAYDITAACSGFILGLVSAACHIRGGGFQNVLVVGADSLSRYVDWTDRGTCILFGDAAGAVLVQACDSEDDGLFSFDLHSDGDGQRHLKATIKENELDHALESNGSVLGFPPWHTSYSCIQMNGKEVFRFAVRCVPQSVESALEKAGLTGSSIDWLLLHQANQRILDAVATRLEVPPERVISNLVNYGNTSAASIPLALDEAVRSGKVKPGHTIATAGFGAGLTWGSAIIRWG
- the LOC110631816 gene encoding probable xyloglucan galactosyltransferase GT19, translated to MACKSRIFLLLCFLIIFINSTFSLESGIDCTGRWIHIRRLPSRFNLDLLTNCSAYPLFDNFCPYLTNHGLGPKTHNRSQSWYRSDPLLLEVTFHRRMLEYPCLTADPNLANAVYLPYYAAIDALRYLYGPNVNTSMEHGLELLDFLQENDARIWGRRNGIDHFLVMARPAWDFSQSLYVDPPVWGTSFLELPEFYNVTALVVEGRAWPWQEQAVPYLTSFHPPTLALFDSWIKRVKGSRRTTLMLFAGGGGVGATLNIRRSIRNECENGSDSASFLVSRGYSSLYYTKVCDLVDCSNGICEHDPIRYMRPMLQATFCLQPPGDTPTRRSTFDAIVAGCIPVFFEEQSAKTQYRWHLPEEMYGDFAVFIPKEEVVYKGLKILDVLMGIPRAQVRRMREKVIDLMPRVVYRKHGSSFGLRAKKDAFDIAIEGALERINSRLKGRDFDQ